A single region of the Cynocephalus volans isolate mCynVol1 chromosome 12, mCynVol1.pri, whole genome shotgun sequence genome encodes:
- the LOC134361169 gene encoding olfactory receptor 5J3-like: MDDANFTLVTQFILLGLTDRAELKVVLFMLFLLIYSISLVGNLGMLFLIQVTPKLHTPMYYFLSCLSFVDACYSSVFAPQMLLNFFVEQETISYSACIVQYFLFVSLLTTEGFLLAAMAYDRYMAVVNPLLYAVAMTKIVCAVLVTGSCVGGLINSLTHTIGLVKLSFCGPNVISHFFCDLPPLLQLSCSDTSMNELLLLIFSGIIAMITFLTVMVSYVFIVAAILRIRSAAGRHKAFSTCASHLTAVTLFYGSISFRYIQPSSQYSLEQEKVVSVFYTLVIPMLNPLIYSLRNKEVKYAVKRAIEMKYYPC; this comes from the coding sequence ATGGATGATGCTAATTTTACACTGGTTACACAGTTTATCCTTTTGGGATTGACAGATCGTGCTGAATTGAAGGTGGTCCTCTTCATGTTGTTCCTGCTGATATATTCCATTTCCTTGGTGGGGAATCTAGGAATGCTCTTTCTAATCCAAGTAACTCCCAAACTTCACACACCCATGTATTATTTCCTTAGCTGCTTGTCATTTGTTGATGCCTGCTATTCATCAGTTTTTGCACCCCAAATGCTGCTGAACTTCTTTGTTGAACAGGAGACAATCTCATACTCTGCATGCAttgttcagtattttttattcGTGTCACTCCTTACCACTGAAGGCTTCTTACTGGCGGCAATGGCTTATGACCGTTATATGGCTGTCGTGAACCCTTTACTTTACGCAGTGGCTATGACTAAGATCGTTTGTGCTGTTCTGGTCACTGGCTCATGTGTAGGAGGTTTAATCAACTCACTGACACACACAATTGGCTTGGTGAAACTGTCTTTCTGTGGGCCAAATGTCATCAGTCACTTCTTCTGTGACCTCCCTCCCCTGTTGCAGCTGTCATGTTCTGACACATCCATGAATGAATTGTTGCTTTTAATCTTCTCTGGCATTATCGCCATGATCACTTTCTTGACTGTGATGGTCTCCTACGTCTTCATTGTTGCTGCCATCCTGAGGATTCGCTCAGCTGCAGGTAGACACAAAGCCTTTTCCACTTGTGCCTCACATCTAACAGCTGTGACCTTATTCTATGGCTCAATAAGCTTTAGGTACATTCAACCAAGCTCCCAATATTCCTTAGAACAAGAAAAGGTGGTATCTGTATTTTACACCCTGGTGATTCCTATGTTAAATCCATTGATTTACAGCCTAAGAAACAAGGAAGTGAAGTACGCTGTAAAAAGGGCcatagaaatgaaatattatccttgttaa
- the LOC134361188 gene encoding olfactory receptor 5J3-like produces the protein MASWNHTIVKEFYLVGLTENPKLKTPLFLLFTLIYFITLVGSWGMISLIWLNAQLHTPMYFFLSNLSFCDICYSTVFAPKMLINFLSKHKSSTFSGCVLQSFFFAVYVTTEGILLSMMAYDCYVAIANPLLCTVILTQSVCILMVLASYSGGLINSLTHTIGLLKLDFCAPNIVNHYFCDIPPLLRLSCSDAHANEMLLLICSGVIAMFTFIIIMVSYVRIIIAIRRIRSVEGRHKAFSTCASHLTAVTLLYGSVTFSYIQPSSQYSLAQEKISAVFYTLVIPVDL, from the coding sequence ATGGCAAGTTGGAATCATACCATAGTAAAGGAATTCTATCTAGTAGGGTTAACTGAAAATCCTAAGTTGAAGACACCACTCTTTTTGCTCTTCACACTTATTTATTTCATCACTCTGGTAGGTAGTTGGGGGATGATTTCCTTGATCTGGTTAAATGCCCAACTTCACACTCCAATGTACTTCTTCCTTAGCAACCTGTCCTTTTGTGATATCTGCTACTCTACTGTCTTTGCTCCTAAGATGCTGATCAATTTCCTATCAAAACATAAGTCCAGTACATTCTCTGGTTGTGTTCTGCAGAGTTTCTTTTTTGCAGTGTATGTAACTACAGAGGGCATCCTCCTGTCTATGATGGCTTATGACTGCTATGTGGCAATAGCTAATCCCTTGTTGTGTACAGTCATTTTGACCCAAAGTGTGTGTATTCTGATGGTGCTTGCATCTTACTCAGGTGGGCTCATTAATTCCCTGACACATACAATAGGTTTACTCAAACTGGACTTCTGTGCTCCTAACATTGTGAATCATTATTTCTGTGACATCCCTCCTCTGCTAAGGCTTTCTTGCTCTGATGCCCACGCCAATGAGATGTTACTTTTGATCTGTTCTGGAGTCATTGCAATGTTCACTTTCATTATCATCATGGTCTCTTATGTCCGCATCATCATTGCCATCCGGAGAATCCGCTCAGTAGAAGGAAGGCACAAAGCCTTCTCCACTTGTGCTTCCCACCTGACTGCTGTGACCTTATTGTATGGGTCTGTGACCTTTAGTTACATCCAGCCAAGCTCTCAGTATTCCCTGGCACAGGAGAAGATCTCTGCTGTGTTTTATACACTGGTGATTCCCGTTGATTTATAG